The following DNA comes from Naumovozyma castellii chromosome 4, complete genome.
GGCACCCACCACAACAGCAAGCATTAACCACCCATTATAGGTCATAAAAACAAGCATCAACATAAATGAAAATCCCACTTGTAGTGCGTATCCTAGACCTTCATATAtcttaattcttcttcttgcaGAAGAGGATACAGCTACAAGTGGCTGGTTCTCTTGAATACATTGGAAATTATATAGTTGGTATTTCAAATACTCATACAGGTATGCTAGTAAAGCAATCATAATGAAACTACCAACTAATCCAGCAAATGACCTGATGTGCCACCATCTGAAAACGACACACGTGTTCTTATACGACCAAGTGAAAAGCATATTCATCGAACAGGAATCTTCATCCATGTCCATTTCCATTGTGTGTTTACCGTGTGGTCCATGTGCTTCGTGTACACTCATAGTATCGATCTATTTTTCTCTTGTATTGTTGTGATCTTACCTGAGCTATCATCCAAGCATTTATGGAACTATTAAGTTTTGATTCTCAAACGCGTTTCGAAACTGCACCCTTTCGTTTACGTAATTAGACATATGGCACATTTACCACTAATAACTTCTTATACTCTTCTTTAAAAGTAATCAAAAGTTGTATTACAATATTAACGGAAATCAAATGTATCAATTAAACctataaatttatttattcataAAGAGGCGTTAATAACTATAAActatatataaaaatggGAATTTTAGAAATTATCATTTAGAAATAGCTTATAACTTGAAACCAGTGTGGAAGTTGGCACCGGCAAAGACAGCCTTGTCACCTAATTCTTCTTCGATTCTCAAGATTTGGTTCAACTTGGCCAATCTTTCGGATCTAGCTGGAGCACCAGTCTTAATTTGACCAGTTCTCAAACCAACAACCAAGTCAGCAATGAAAGTGTCTTCAGTTTCACCAGATCTGTGGGAAACCATGACACCCCAGCCAGCGGCGTAAGAGTCGTTAGCAGCCTTGATGGATTCAGACAAGGTACCGATTTGGTTAACCTTCAACAACAAAGCGTCAGCAGCCTTCTTTTCAATGGCAGTGGCAATTCTAGCTGGGTTGGTGACAGTTAAATCATCAGCAACAATTTGGATACCAGCAGTCTTGAAGAAATGAGACCAAGCTTCCCAGTCATCTTCAGCAAATGGATCTTCAATAGAAACAATTGGGtacttcttcatcaaagaGTGGTACAAGTCAGCTAATTGTGGACCAGTTAACCATTTAGAAGAGTCGGATTCTGGGTTCTTGAAGTCCAAATCGTACTTACCGTCCTTGAAGAATTCAGAGGAGGCACAGTCTAAACCGATTTGAATCTTACCTTCGTGACCAGCAGCCTTGATAGAGTCAACGATCAAGTCTAAAGCTTCTTCAGCAGTTTGAATGTTTGGAGCAACACCACCTTCGTCACCGACGTTACCGGCAGAAGAACCGTATCTCTTCTTGGTCAAAGACTTCAAGTTGTGGTAAACTTCGGAACCCATTCTCAAAGCTTCAGCAAAGGTCTTAGCACCAGTTGGAGCGATCATGAATTCTTGTAGAGCCAAAGCACCACCAGCGTGAGAACCACCGTTCAAGACGTTCAAGAATGGAACTGGCAAGACGTATGGAGTGGTCTTAGCAGCAGAGATTTCAGCCAAATGTTGGTACAATGGGACGTTCTTTTCAGCAGCAGCGGCTCTGGCAGCGGCCAAAGAGACACCCAAGATAGCGTTAGCACCTAACTTAGACTTGTTGGCAGTACCATCCAAGTTGATTAAGAAATCATCAACAGCTTGTTGGTTCTTAACATCCAAGTTAGCCTTAACGAAAGCTGGAGCAATGACGTTGTTAACGTTGGCAACAGCGTTCAAAACACCCTTACCTAACCATTTAGATTTGTCACCATCTCTCATTTCTAAAGCTTCGTGGATACCAGTGGAAGCACCAGATGGGACCATAGCTCTGAAAACACCGTTTTCAGTGGTGATTTCGACTTCGACGGTTGGGTTACCACGGGAGTCGTAGACGGATCTAGCGTAAACTTTAGAGACAGCCATTATTGATTGTGTATGAATTGATTTAATGCAATGAATTGCTTGTGGTCTTAGAAAGAATTTAGAATAAGACTGAATAAGcatgaaagaaataaaagaGAATTAATacaatcttgaaaaaaacCAATTGAGTCAATACATTTATATGAAATTTGCTATATCAATAGATGCCACATAAGAGAAAGTGCCAGATGGTGAGACCTAACTAACCTTGATGGCACTCACTGATCACCAACCGCAGCACATTTCATTGTCTACGAAGCAACCATGGAAATGTGGGACCATGGCTTCCACATTGTTCCGTCCACTTCCATCACCGTCAGGTTCCCCAAATAGGAATATCATCAAACATGTGTTGGACATTATCCGAGATCCTGGAATCCTCCTTGCAACGATTTAAGCGCGCAAAACCCAGCGGGCGGGAAAATTAGTGGAAGCTGAGCAACAAGACGCTTCGCCGTGTGGTGTCCGGGCGGCCCGTCCTGACGAAAATTAGTGGAACCCAGACACACTCCGAACTTCTTGTTTTATCTTCTTTTAGTAGTCTCAATTAGCCGCCGAGTCCATTTCGATCCTCTCGGATTCTTAGTCTTGTTCTGTTATCGTAGAAGTGATGGAGCCCCTCCATGAAGGCTTGCACATGTTGGTCAAACCCGGTGTAAACTACATTGATGTATCCACTGAGGTCAGAGGTTAGTTTCAAAGCTTCATCCTCGTCGTATCCTGGTGTGTTACTCTCCTCCTGGCTATAGTCGTTGGATCGATATTGTAATCTGGGATCTACCTGGTTCAATTTGGATCTTAGggtaatgatgaatttgcaAAATTTGTGAGCAATATCAAACATCTGTAATTGAATTTCCATTAGTTGAGAAAGACAACAATTGGTCATTATATTAGTTAAACATTCTTGAATTAGGTTTTGGAAATCATTGATATATTTAGGTGAGTTCCTTAGGGAAAGCATCAGGGATGCTTCTCTTTCAACCACATTTTGAGTAAAATACTGTAACAcattcttgaagaaattattcatcTTACTGTGTAGGACTCGGCTCTTTCTGATGACATTCCGTTGTACATCAGGTGAATATCCACGGTATCTccataatttatttttattcaCTTCGAACCAAATATCATCGAGTAATTTACAATGGTATTGGAGTAAATAGATATAACGTGAtatgatttgaaattgatcaaTACAGGTCCTGTTGacaataatatttaatgGATAGGGCACTCGCATATTGAACTGCAAATAGTAAATATTACTCTTGACTTGAGTTTTTGTTGATGGTGAATgatttatttcatttagaagaattgaacgtaaattattaaaattggGAGCGTGcaaaatttcttcactattatcatcatcaggTGTTCCATTCAATCTTGAAATGTCTTGTTGCACATATTGTAGGATAACCTCATTAAAGGGCTGTTTATCAAATCCCAAAGTGAGAAATTGCATTGATGTATTAtgatttgatgaattctTTCTCTCACTgagaaaaatttgaaataatttattttcaatactGGTAGTATCACCTTTATAATTTCTGGCTAAATCCACAATATTCCTCTGtaaaaattttaaaattcCATGTCCATTGTGATAACCAAAATATTGCATTTGCAGACTTTGTAGAAATGAGTGCAAATCATAACCATCAAAATAAAGTTTAAAGCATAACTCGTTTGCTCTATTATACCATTGATTCACATAGAGTTCTAGATTTGTTCCTTCCAGTAATTCTACAAAGTTCGGTATTATATCACCATTATTGACATTCATTGGTAATTCATTGATATCATAACTGATTCGGATTATATTCAGTAACTTCCCAGTCATAAGAACTTTGAAAAGTAATTCGTTGCCCTCTCTTGATTCAAATCTCGGTAGTAATCCATCCTTTCTGATACGATATTGAGTAAACCAAAGACGATCGtcaaattttaaattggCAATACTTGTATCCACATTTTTCATTGCATCACATATCATAAACTCATCATATGGGTCATTTAATAGGCCCTGAGTCAACCATTCATGTAATATTTGACAGTAGTTCTGACTTATGTTGTTAATGAGTGACTTCAGAAAAGTTACACTGCTTCTATCTCCTAAATTTTCAGATATGGATTTTTGAACAATCTTTAAGATAATACCACCTTTCGCAATGGGTAACAGGCTTGTATCAGTGGCTAACATAATGTCTTCTTTATATTGTAATTCGTCTCTCAAgtcattaataaaattgttaAAATCCTCTTCTAATAAGTCAGCATTACTTCGCAAATACATTTCCTTCTCGATCTTATGACAAATTGTGtataataattccaattgTTTAATAACCTCTGTATCTTTAATATTCTGAATAAATTCCCTAATGGAAAATGTAGCATTCTCATTGAATTGTCTTTCCAAACTCTCCACGAACCTTAAATAGTCCAGTTGAATAAATTGTCTAATTTCATACCCTAGTCTCTGTAATGTCATCCCATAGCGCAAATCGcaccatttttcaaagcatttgcaaagaaaaaaatattgtttccCCAATTTTACCACTCTACTACACAAAGCTTTCAAGGAGGAATCCATCTTCTTAGCAATTCTAAATTCGGGTATGTCACCACTGATTGGATTAAAACTATTATTGTAACGGATATATGATCCATCGAGCCCCATAAGGACATTCAAAAGATCTCTAACCACAAGGGCCTCCTGATCTCTGATTTGTTCTGTGGTGGACAGTTCACTTAGAGGGAAAGGTTTGAATTTTAGGTGTGTATTAGAAAGAGGTTCATAATTGACCAGTCTCGACAGGATAGGTCTTGGTTCGGACAACTTTTCTAGTTGAACTCTGTCTTCAATTTGTATGACCTCCATTACTGATGGTTAATAGCTTTTACAGAAGGAAGGGTGGAGATTTGTATTGCTTTGTTAAAAGATTCCGCAGTGATGGATCTGTGAAATTCTTGTGTTtatgtttttgtttttctaTTTCTCTCCGTCGCGAAATGAATCGCCAAAATAATATGCCAGATAGACTCCTCCATCCATCAAACGAACATGAGTGTGATGGGTTATTGCCCTACAAGCAAGTACCTAGTTAGCAATTTCTATTCATATGTAGAGAGGATATTATCTTTATAGCTTTTTAAGATAGGAAGGGAAACAGTAGTTCCTTACTCTTACttagaaaaatattatttttccGGGGGAGTAAATTGCAAAAAAGTAAGAAGTGCTCTATGGAACTAAATTTCTAATCGTTCAAGGAGTGTATGTTTTAGTTGACATTTTTGGGGTTATTTACtattttctttggaaattcATATTCATATCCGAATGAaaaccaaagaaaaatcttttttgaaaatattacataaataatttttttttttaaagttAAAGTTAAAGATCCatgtattatattttaagaacttgaaacaatattattagataTTTCAATACAAAAATGCCAAAATTTGACTCAATAAATGGTTTTTatgaatataatatattattatcacGATACACGGCACACAGTTAAACTTCGCATAGTATGTTCGAACAGGTGGCAAAAATATACCCTTAGCTTATATGTCAGATTATACATAGCTCAATCCATCAAGTCTATCTGCCAAACCACTGGTaaaccaataataacagaACATGTTTTTAACAAGAAGTGAATACGATCGTGGTGTGAGTACTTTTTCCCCAGAAGGGAGACTATTTCAAGTGGAATATTCCTTAGAAGCAATTAAATTGGGTTCTACCGCTATAGGGATCTCTACCAGTGAAGGTGTAGTGCTGGGTGTAGAGAAGCGTGCAACATCTCCACTATTAGAAGCTGATTCTATCGAGAAGATAGTAGAAATTGAACATCATATCGGTTGTGCTATGAGTGGTCTCACTGCAGATGCTCGTTCCATGATTGAACACGCTCGTGTGGCTGCCGTAAATCATAATCTTTattatgatgaagatattaaagTGGAGTCCTTGACTCAATCAGTCTGTGATTTGGCTTTGAGGTTTGGAGAAGGTGCTTCTGGGGAGGAAAGGTTGATGTCGAGACCTTTTGGGGTAGCATTGTTGATTGCTGGatatgataatgatgaaggtTACCAATTATTTCATGCCGAACCTTCTGGAACGTTTTATCGTTACAATGCGAAGGCAATTGGGTCCGGTTCTGAGGGTGCTCAATCCgaattacaaaatgaaTGGCATTCTTCTCTAACTTTAAAAGAAGCTGAATTATTAGTTctaaaaatattaaagcAAGTGATGGAAGAAAAACTAGATGAGAGCAATGCTCAACTAAGTTGTGTCACTAAGGAAAATGGGTTCCAGATATACGATGATGCGAAGACCGCAGAAATCATAAAGGAACTGAAAGAGAAGGAAGTGCAAGAAAATCCTGAAGAACATGATGTTGAAATGACATCGTAAGGGTACATATAGATTGTGCAGGTGGGTATGCATTTGAGACATacattaatatatatacatatatatttacATATTGAACgagcaaaaaaaattaaattcatcaaataacTGTTTACTGAGTTATAAAAATCATTTATTAGTCATTGAATAAGTTCCTCtccttcatcttcatccatCCATTCAAATACCCCATCATCTATGttctcaatttcttttttaatatcCTCAAGTCCAGAGAGTTGTTCAATGTAATCAGCATTGTTTAACGCTTCCTTTAAAAAACTCCAACCATTTTCCTTACAAGCCTCAATAATAGCAGGGCTACATGCTGAACA
Coding sequences within:
- the SPC97 gene encoding gamma-tubulin-complex subunit SPC97 (ancestral locus Anc_5.63) gives rise to the protein MEVIQIEDRVQLEKLSEPRPILSRLVNYEPLSNTHLKFKPFPLSELSTTEQIRDQEALVVRDLLNVLMGLDGSYIRYNNSFNPISGDIPEFRIAKKMDSSLKALCSRVVKLGKQYFFLCKCFEKWCDLRYGMTLQRLGYEIRQFIQLDYLRFVESLERQFNENATFSIREFIQNIKDTEVIKQLELLYTICHKIEKEMYLRSNADLLEEDFNNFINDLRDELQYKEDIMLATDTSLLPIAKGGIILKIVQKSISENLGDRSSVTFLKSLINNISQNYCQILHEWLTQGLLNDPYDEFMICDAMKNVDTSIANLKFDDRLWFTQYRIRKDGLLPRFESREGNELLFKVLMTGKLLNIIRISYDINELPMNVNNGDIIPNFVELLEGTNLELYVNQWYNRANELCFKLYFDGYDLHSFLQSLQMQYFGYHNGHGILKFLQRNIVDLARNYKGDTTSIENKLFQIFLSERKNSSNHNTSMQFLTLGFDKQPFNEVILQYVQQDISRLNGTPDDDNSEEILHAPNFNNLRSILLNEINHSPSTKTQVKSNIYYLQFNMRVPYPLNIIVNRTCIDQFQIISRYIYLLQYHCKLLDDIWFEVNKNKLWRYRGYSPDVQRNVIRKSRVLHSKMNNFFKNVLQYFTQNVVEREASLMLSLRNSPKYINDFQNLIQECLTNIMTNCCLSQLMEIQLQMFDIAHKFCKFIITLRSKLNQVDPRLQYRSNDYSQEESNTPGYDEDEALKLTSDLSGYINVVYTGFDQHVQAFMEGLHHFYDNRTRLRIREDRNGLGG
- the CTR2 gene encoding low-affinity Cu transporter (ancestral locus Anc_5.61); translation: MSVHEAHGPHGKHTMEMDMDEDSCSMNMLFTWSYKNTCVVFRWWHIRSFAGLVGSFIMIALLAYLYEYLKYQLYNFQCIQENQPLVAVSSSARRRIKIYEGLGYALQVGFSFMLMLVFMTYNGWLMLAVVVGAFFGHYSWNLPPSAITDHSTLACH
- the ENO2 gene encoding phosphopyruvate hydratase ENO2 (ancestral locus Anc_5.62), whose product is MLIQSYSKFFLRPQAIHCIKSIHTQSIMAVSKVYARSVYDSRGNPTVEVEITTENGVFRAMVPSGASTGIHEALEMRDGDKSKWLGKGVLNAVANVNNVIAPAFVKANLDVKNQQAVDDFLINLDGTANKSKLGANAILGVSLAAARAAAAEKNVPLYQHLAEISAAKTTPYVLPVPFLNVLNGGSHAGGALALQEFMIAPTGAKTFAEALRMGSEVYHNLKSLTKKRYGSSAGNVGDEGGVAPNIQTAEEALDLIVDSIKAAGHEGKIQIGLDCASSEFFKDGKYDLDFKNPESDSSKWLTGPQLADLYHSLMKKYPIVSIEDPFAEDDWEAWSHFFKTAGIQIVADDLTVTNPARIATAIEKKAADALLLKVNQIGTLSESIKAANDSYAAGWGVMVSHRSGETEDTFIADLVVGLRTGQIKTGAPARSERLAKLNQILRIEEELGDKAVFAGANFHTGFKL
- the PUP2 gene encoding proteasome core particle subunit alpha 5 (ancestral locus Anc_5.64) — its product is MFLTRSEYDRGVSTFSPEGRLFQVEYSLEAIKLGSTAIGISTSEGVVLGVEKRATSPLLEADSIEKIVEIEHHIGCAMSGLTADARSMIEHARVAAVNHNLYYDEDIKVESLTQSVCDLALRFGEGASGEERLMSRPFGVALLIAGYDNDEGYQLFHAEPSGTFYRYNAKAIGSGSEGAQSELQNEWHSSLTLKEAELLVLKILKQVMEEKLDESNAQLSCVTKENGFQIYDDAKTAEIIKELKEKEVQENPEEHDVEMTS